The Mercenaria mercenaria strain notata chromosome 1, MADL_Memer_1, whole genome shotgun sequence nucleotide sequence gcctctactattttgttgtttgaaagcaaaattatactgttttataggcccgtttacactatgttgttaacccgcTACATGTGGACACAATACCTGTTCAAATGCACTGACAgtgagaaaagggataaaaacctaactttgagttgataaaaaccgaactcagtttacatgaggaatggataaaaacctaacttacacgaaatcgcgggaaggataaacacctaactgactagtattctataaaaatgaatgagttgacatgtacatggtctgattattgtaaacattactttactttataagcggtattgtcttcaaactttgtcattaactttacaagatgttatatgtatgcccactagagtcaaatattttttcataattttaatattatgcaaatagtaatgtttgcaaaaatctggataaaccctcgaaaataattcaatataaaagtcaaaatttttatataattatttaataccaccgatgttcgaagttctgtaaccCCCAACCTATTCTCcctccatctctctctctctctctctctctctctctcacacacacacacacacacactgtttctgAAGAATTGCGTTTGTTtaaaatcttgtatatcttatagtgtaagagattttatagaggtgctaatggaatattttgatattgtttaaatgggattagatttatgattaattattaaatatgatatttatcaGATGGTAagtagggaagaaaagtgtgtgtgtgtgtgtggctgggtggggggggggggggggtgatcaTGGACTGACAGGGTaggggtgtggaaatccacaCATTTTTTTACTTGTCtacggacacttaaaaatccacttgtccatagtcaaatttcactcgcTCGGATTTGTcatattaaattttcatgaaactgcaaatagactgaagagttctttatttaggacaatgaaaagaaaaacatatcacagtaactgcgataaaaataagctgttaaaatatttgccttttaaagtttataaaagtcCGAAATCGCACAAGCAGGTTTCGTGATCTTTTGATGCCATGCCCAAAACACTGTCCACGCAATGGTACACaaccagatgaattcagagaaagactcttaaaacgttctgACTTGTTTTAGTAATACTTGCGATCTCTAtgtgcttttgattttcatttggctgactactggctcccataattcctttgacagtgacttgttgtctcagcagttggaattctgctaacaaacttgtcgaaatactttttttagttgtttacgtttctgattttttatcatagtcaccgagttacagtgtgcgcaagACCTAGCCAAAGAACCAATCAGATCATGGAAAGTGATGCTTAAAGACACATATGCatgttttttctaaaactgcagcAATCAGGAGACTCTCAGCAAGTACATCATggatttcatacattaaattatctttatcatctccatacacttgaagcaacacacaatctaaatgatattttttgttttctcattttatacgtGAAAAAATCTGCCTGTCCGCgaacacacagaatgaaaaatgcacttgtctgcTGGCAAAAAAATCACGTGTTGGACAAGTTGGatataggaatcccacatccctgcagggcaGGGTgggtcaaagaacttcgagcatctatAGTTCATAcataaagcacagacgaacagctatGTTTTCATTTGgtaaggtgtttatccattctaagttcgtatttatccagcactgtttcctataccagtcaggaattatccgcaaagctaaacccacctcataatcaatacattttttaagctataaaaatgaatttcaaactttgatactgttaaacattgtctaagagatgtttattgaactaatacagttgataagtaaggtcttattgcaatttctggtacttcaaaacagttagaaacataaaacatattcattttgaagacttctttaagtaaattttattgaattccagccacataatgtgacttgtcgattgaaatatttagtacacaaaacatgttatcaatacaggatattatgccttaaaaagttttacgctaacattgcatactaacataaaaacatgaaaaaagacaaggaaattaactacaaacatcgtctttctgtcagccatgttggcactgagttagggtcgctgaacagagttaggattatccgggtacatagtgtgacTACTGCTACTACCAATTTCACATATTTggtactgctactactactgctactactgaaaCTGCCTTTTTcgcgtttttgctactgctgctactgctactgcaagCTTCATATAAAATATCAGCATCGTTTAGTCCAAGTGATGCAGGAATAGAGCATATACCGGCATAGCTACATCAAACCATACAACTCAACAAGATACGTTGCCACCACAAACTCCATAAGAATGATTCTCAAAAGAAATCACATAATCACtattaacaatttattttaaaaaatgacacaaaCCAAAACATATTACACAAATGTTACGTAACACAATACGCAAGATGGAATCCCtctaaattctttttttactTGCGAATAGTACACATGAAATGTTCTTATTTTTAGATAGTTGTAATTAGTATATAAAGCAAGTCAATTGTGTGTTGGTCATTTACGTAGAGCGGCTAGACGATGGCTTACAGTACTGAACAGTTTGTTAGGCACAAACCTTTTCTCAGTAAAGACAAACTAGACGAATACTGGAGACAGCTGAGTGGAAGGATTATGTTTAAAGCGGAAGAAGAAATTGTGAATTTCTGCCACTGTACTGGCATCAAGGCAAGGAGGGAAATTATCAATGACGGCGTCATATATGGTTCCGAAACGGATACTCCATCATCCGCCCCATTAGCGAGTAATGAAGAATTGAGGGGAACCTGGTTTAGTTTAGCCACTAACGACCTACCGAGGAAATCACCTTACGGGTCACAGAGAATGAAGATTCGTGCTGAAGATTTCATGGCCTGTCTGTTGAAGAATGAACTGAAGCTGAACACAAATGATACAGTCAATGGCACTGATGAATCAAAAATGCCAGAGGCAAGTTAATTCCATTACACTATgagtattgttttgttgttttgtgttgactttatcaatttttaattCTGTTAGGGATACATGAACAGATATTGTAAAATAGGATATGTGCTCCAATTAAAAGAACATTGGTGTATATTACTATAGTCCAAAGAATAGTCAGTTTACGTTTAACATCCAGTATTTtaacattgtttcttttttcgACATTTAAAGTACACATTTTTCTCAATTCTGGAAAAttatttgttagatatttttAGACTACCTACGGTTTGCCAAGTAATGACTTAAAACAGTAACACGATACAGATATTCGCTGGGATACCAGTGCTTCTGTTCGCCGATAATCTGCGAATGAACATGCGATATTAATAGTTACAAAAGTTAtattaattgatatatatataaaaaagaaatttctgAAAGCATGAAGTTAACATTGAATGATGAATTGATTGTAAGTGGCTTTCATTTGAAGTAAAATTCGTTAAGACACCCGTTTTAACTATTTTATAACTTCAGTTAGGAAATGATACATAGCAGatacatgttttaacatattgacACAGTAGGGTAAGTAATACGTTTgaggaataatttcacgagggcgtatcCCGAGTGAATTATTCGGGCGGCGAATAACCgattatgttaaaacatggtttgctatatattattttcattctaatatgtctttataTGAACAAATAGATGAAACGgggaagcactatttcatggGGCATGCATGATGCCAAATATAGTAGGACGACGTGATGTAAACGCTTAGGGAATAACTTAGGACTGCTGTAACACGCTTATCTGGCGTGTGTATGGCGccaaataattataggttattagctttgtatcgggaaatatgcacgggttctgcgcgactttaggagcgcaatattcttccgctgaagaacgagtgcatattttccgatgcaaagataataacatacacatctacacgtataagtataatgtaaatattacgcattagttcaatagcctgaacaggattgacaatactgaactagaaaaaaaatagtgcaacaacacgtcatgcacccgatatgaaattcaggcgtcagtgtatggaaaaatattgacgtttccggtaccagtgtaacctaacggggaatagaaacgagtatgtaataatatgtcGATGTAGCGTTAGACTGCCGTATCTTAACatgattctaatatgaaaaacatCCATGTTTATATCCTTTGATTATTTTGAAAAGCATGAAAAATAACTCACGTTTTCATACGCATGTGTTAATCCGCGGAACGTATGTATTTCTTTCCGTAACTTAATACTATTGTTGACGTCACGTTGACCTACTAATACTATTGGCATATTACACGCACCATGGAACAGTGCTTCCCTGTTTTATCTACTTTTTTACATTAAGGTCATATACAGTAGCAGCAGCATATCTCCACGATACGAGTCGGGTATACGCCGAGCGTATAAATCATCGTATTATCTCGACAAGTTAAAACAAGACTGTgctatatattataaataaacaaaccTGTCAAcgtaaatttgtcttacgtattggttgattttaattttttgtaagtatgtaaagattttttaaagtattcctTAGAAGATGTTACAATATTTTGTTTCCCTGTCCGCAGTGACTGATCGCTCAGTATATTTTCGAGTTTGTTTCGCGATGGCTTAATATATTAGAATCGTGCACTGAAAGTATAAAGGTAAACACTGTCCAATTTTTGTGGATCCTCTAGAGGGAGGGGGACACTtggagttgcccttgtccgtccgttcgtacgtCCGAATTTGTGTTATGCAAATCTCAAAAAGTATCTGaccaagagtcatcaaacctcacaggggTGGTATTCAGCACAGGATGTTGATCACTAGGAGACCAGACTTGTTGCCCTTGACGTAAAATATCACAACTATGCTTAAAAGGGGCCTaaatttgtgtcacatgtatTTCAAAACGTGTTTGAACCAGGATtgtaaaacattacaggaatattattcagcatgtgaagttgtgcaccttggatTTTGTTGTAGACATCACTCAGCCAGGCCAGCATTATGGCCCTCgactaagtcaaaaatatgcataaatgagcataaaagtttgtgttgcacataTATAAAAGTATTTGGCCTAGGGATATTAAACATCGTAGAAATATTATTCAGAGTGTGAAAGTGTTTATCTTGGATTTTGTTCCGGATTTCTATCTGTCAGATCTGAGTTATGACCCATGATTGTCAAGAATGTGCAAAGGGCATACAAGTTtttgtcgcatgtatctcaaaaagtctTTGTCTTAGAGTCATAGAACTTTAGAGGATTGATATATATAGGATGTGAAAcatctggtgttctgtttgggatttcactcaaacAGACCAGTTGTGGTCATTGACTTAGTGCATAAATACACTTAAAATACttataagtttgtgttgcatacatCTTAAACAATATTACGCCtaagtcatgaaaccatgtaagAATATTATCAAGCATCTGTTTAcctgcttttttattatttcactttgcaagacaggttatggcccttgacttagtcaaaaaaaaGGTTGTGTCCCATGTATTTCataatgtacttgacctagagtcataaaacattagagcaTTGTTATATAGCATTGTCAAGTTGTGCATCTGATGTTCTCTTTAGGATATCAGTCAGCTTGGCTAGGGTATCGTCATTCACTTGGTGAAAATACACATTAAGCGCTTAAAAGTTGGTGCTGCATATACCTTGAAAAATACTCAactagtcatgaaaccatgtgcAGTGACAGGAGAGGGGACACCTTTGTACAACTTTGTGGTCACACATctagttaaaacatgttttacgaTTACAtgaacaaaacattaagttatgTCAAAAGCATGAAGAGATTGACGCAATACTTACGCGGTATGCTGTGTTACATCGGCGGTAACGCAACGGAGTCCTCCATTTTGTTTTGGCGTTGCCGAATAAGTTTCAACAATTTAATAAGACATGTCAAGAATATAATAGCTAAGAATCTCATGTTTCTCGATTTGTATCAAGAGCGGTTTATTCAAATGATCATGTGACCAGTTATCGACAAATGAGATCAGCGGAATTTACGAGTCATTAAATAAGGAAAATTAAAAGGAGGAAATAATAATATACAGAACGCTCAGTCCCCACACTTCCGTAGAATGTCTAGTATTCAAGCATTAAGTAATTATCATGAGACATTACTCTATTTTCAGGACAGTGAAGTCACAAAGGAACCTTTGTTGTTCTTTGAATGTGCTCATCGCTATGGAAACAGGCGATATGCTCGACTGCTTCTTGTCCGTGCGTCTGATCCAATGATCACGTGGTGCAAAAACACGTGCAAAGAAATCAGCTTGCGTGACAATCCAGTTCTTGAATACAGGGATGGACGAATCTGGTCTCGTGCACACGGACAACGAATGGGCGTCTGGTCTCGTTCACATGGACAATGCATAGATGTAACTGTTGAGGTTCTTGTTGTTGGAGATATATACTTAGACCAAGTGTCTCATGGACTTGAATGGGATAAAGTTAAAAAGTCTATGAGAGCCGGAGGTGACCCGATTCTAGGATTGTGATGAAATATATACTGAACCAGTAAACATATAAATACTGAcgtaaaactttttaaatattagCTAGTAGGAGACATGTGCAATGTAAAACAGTCTAATACAAataatttaatatcaattttagttACGCGTTTCGTTATCATTTAACATCTCTATATATATTACATCATTTGAAATTACTTTTATACAACAACATGAAGTAAACCATTTTAAAAGAAGTGTGAAAGTTTCATTACATAAACAGGTCACTCCTCTAAGGGTATATCTctattttatcctgtcacttgcagtattttcgacccgatatcagggtgccgtatatctttcttgatataccgtcagttgatcatgtgaccagtgatatacggtcagttgatcatgtgaccttatgatcgatattgttgtcataagaaattttgcaacgaaaccatcatcattgtgttggaaatgtccgaactaagaaaatgaatggtcaaatagtgagtttttattcaaaaacgaagaagttattgcgattttgccggtaatcacgtcattatataagtgacgtcattacgaatatgacgtcattaaagcggttgtcgcacacttatttttgtaaaataaattgccaaatatcggaaaatgaagtaatgacaagataaatagaataataggttagtgcctaagatgtagaaagtttatctggctcggctccggacgttatcaggttcgccttcggctcacccgataacctcctccacctcgccaaataaactttctcatctacggcactaaagtctgttccattccaaaggtttaccccaactttggtgtcatatgacaaaactacgacacttaccggcaaagtaaacatggtttgataaactaaaaaaaagtcaccctcgagaaatttaacgatttttgtCTGCTTTgtcaaatatccaaataaatgacaaatttatattttcaacggcagtctcccattgtaatttcttgtcgccatttgagtttgctctctaaatttaaGTATAAcgggaaaattcacgtgaattttatcgggagcgactcaaaactcatttcgttTACAATTCCCTACAAGTAAATGCATTGAGTGAACTGAAATTTtgtgtttgaaaatatgttatttagatttaacaaaaatgtaaattgactcacttttaacctatcaaaGGTGTAAACACTCCAAAAATCTTCAAAGTCCTCTgtagctctatccaatcctcagtgaatcagttgtaaacaaacaagctcttttacacattgatgaaattcaggcatcaatcgcaccatgcccttgaaacgatgacttgttcaatttaacatcatttccaaacgcatggttaACAGATAACCTGTATTTCAgcatccttactgaagtatttacagtccgccacatattcaatttctttcacaattttcagttttcaaaacacaatattcgcccacaggtgcccgtccagtcttggtgcccatatgggtgccgccccctccaaaaaaaaaaaaaaaaaaaaaaaaaaaaaaaaaataaaaaaaactgttttaagcctaaaacgaaaaaaaaaaaaaaaaaaaaaaattttttttgaatttttttttcccctatatatactcttatatggaaaaggtgcatgtgttgccgtaacgctatggaggtttactaggacacgctgtggaacaaccaaaatgtccagttcagtaccaatgcaagctaccctgctgcaatttacacatcatgcatttataacatagtaaacaatcctattctacctagtaaacagccttaaataacttacatttaaattctaagacgcaaacaacggaaaaggttttctactttcgttttgaaacaaaatggccgatcgtcactgttattttgcaagtgtctagacaattaggcttgtttgaatttaaatgtaagttatttaaggctgtttactaggtagaataggattgtttactattttataaatgcatgatgtgtaaattgcagcaaggtagcttgcattggtactgaactggacattttagttgttccacagcgtgtcctagtaaacctccatagcgttacggcaacacatgcaccttttccatattagagtatatatatagggaaaaaaaaattttcaaaaaaattttttttttcgttttaggcttaaaacagtgtttttatttttatttttattttttttttttattttttttttttgagggggcggcacccatatgggcaccaagactggacgggcacctgtgtatTCGCCATATCGAGTCTCGGTTGTGTATGCTTCTTTTTCTCCGAAAGAAACTTATGATGTATAAGATAAATGACGTAGTATTGCTGGCAATATGCAGATTTATTCGAGGCGCACAAGGGAAGAATTAGATCTACACGGGTGTAGATACACAATCAGCCGATAGAAGATAGACATCTTGACGTACATCACGCTAGAATTAaactttactttttgaaatatatgtttaaaaatgcttaattgcttatcatttcatcaacctgttttgtttttttattttaattttgctgTTTTGGCCTATATGAAAGCATCTCTTTTTAAACCTGTGACTTTCTCTTGATCCGAAGCCTGctaatttagatttctttaaaagcGAAATCGGATCGCGAACACATTCTctctgtttattaaattattattatcatcattattattataattattatgtcagatttatattTGACTCAGAGAGAAGTCATAGAGCGtagaatattgttatttataaccgccgatttcaattatgaaatatatccccgaattatcattttatcaacttttattgtccACCAGAGCTACGATGTCCAGAAACAGATCTAAACATTCAAATACTATTTTCAGatcattcatgaataattaacgGTAATGTGAGCTGAAACTTTTTTCcgttaaagttttattttagtcTTACATTATTCTTGAAACTGCCAGTCAGGgtttttaacaaaggtttgatattttctttttgttcctgttcattatttttatatatcgtaCATTTCTGTTGAATATGTAGGCTGGAGTatgcttttaaattccacaaGATATGTGCGTAATCGTCGCAAGTGTTACGTCACTTCAGTTTTGCTGCTGGATTAAACGAGcacagattaattattgtctctggcacaaagtcttgttGATAAAGTCCAAGGAGACCgattaataattctttttttttcggcCTGTGCTCACACGTGTATCATAATTGGCACGTGACGAGGCGcgcgatcgaagaaaatatgatagaatgttcAAAATGATAAGCAGAAAGTGTAACATAGGCATAGGAGCAGCGGGACCTGAAGGATACCCACAAATATGGTGTACAGCATGTATTTTGTTTGTCCCTCCCCCCTCCACCACTCCCCGTCGTTCCccgcacttttaattaaaacaagaggtttttccatAGAAGTAACAGAAAAGTCCATTTGAGAGAGCATTTACATAAGAATTTGATGCAACGCAAATAGTCCAAAGATTATAGAAACATACTGTTCTAATGTAATGAACTTTGAGAGAGAGAGATTTAACATAACTATGCATACCAAACCTGGACCTGAAAAAATAGAATGCTTTATAGCTGACGAAGGTTTTCATATATACGCCGAAACCTAAACCGAAATAAAAGCATGCACGTCGGGGGCCTTAATCGGGCTGAAGATGATTAAAAAGGACAGTTTTGCTCatgca carries:
- the LOC123528985 gene encoding uncharacterized protein LOC123528985; translation: MAYSTEQFVRHKPFLSKDKLDEYWRQLSGRIMFKAEEEIVNFCHCTGIKARREIINDGVIYGSETDTPSSAPLASNEELRGTWFSLATNDLPRKSPYGSQRMKIRAEDFMACLLKNELKLNTNDTVNGTDESKMPEDSEVTKEPLLFFECAHRYGNRRYARLLLVRASDPMITWCKNTCKEISLRDNPVLEYRDGRIWSRAHGQRMGVWSRSHGQCIDVTVEVLVVGDIYLDQVSHGLEWDKVKKSMRAGGDPILGL